One part of the Hyphomicrobiales bacterium genome encodes these proteins:
- a CDS encoding inverse autotransporter beta domain-containing protein → MFRKISLVVCIFFAALTWPALHAYSNDELSDWDPAAWLARTSGEINFDNGEFSGTLNTIQPLFLSADGRHTGFVQGRINYDNGRQDWTANGGIGYRFLFPGDQWMLGANAWLDHTFEHDHWRLGIGGELFGPHLTARANYYQGLTGWQTVSATTTTRVEQKVVDGFDGSLEAPLPHLPWARLSLGGYYWDFESIDEEAGVRAQLQMNLTPSLTVRGGMDLSDDDERYFVQARLFLGQPAHVAFNALDDGISDVAFVPRPVISQRLAPVERTQTVVVEQRTISTTGISGGVRIGGSI, encoded by the coding sequence GCTCGTCGTATGTATCTTCTTTGCCGCGCTAACTTGGCCAGCGTTGCATGCCTATTCGAATGATGAATTGAGCGATTGGGACCCTGCAGCCTGGCTGGCCAGGACAAGCGGCGAGATTAATTTCGATAATGGCGAGTTCAGCGGCACACTTAACACCATTCAGCCGTTGTTCTTATCAGCTGACGGTCGCCACACCGGGTTTGTGCAAGGGCGGATTAACTATGATAACGGCCGCCAGGATTGGACGGCTAATGGCGGCATCGGCTACCGTTTCCTTTTCCCGGGTGATCAATGGATGCTTGGCGCCAATGCCTGGCTAGACCATACTTTTGAGCATGACCACTGGCGTCTGGGCATTGGCGGGGAACTCTTCGGCCCGCATCTCACGGCCCGCGCCAACTACTATCAGGGCCTGACCGGCTGGCAAACTGTATCCGCCACGACCACAACTCGTGTTGAGCAGAAAGTCGTTGATGGCTTTGATGGTAGCCTGGAGGCGCCGTTGCCTCATCTGCCTTGGGCGCGGCTGTCTTTGGGCGGCTATTATTGGGATTTCGAATCTATCGACGAAGAGGCGGGTGTGCGCGCTCAGCTGCAGATGAACCTAACGCCAAGCCTTACTGTTCGCGGGGGCATGGACCTTAGCGACGACGACGAACGCTATTTTGTCCAGGCACGCCTGTTTCTTGGTCAGCCAGCCCATGTGGCGTTCAATGCATTGGATGATGGTATCTCTGATGTAGCGTTTGTTCCACGGCCCGTTATCAGTCAACGTCTGGCCCCTGTCGAACGTACCCAAACTGTCGTGGTTGAGCAGCGTACAATTTCGACGACAGGAATAAGCGGCGGTGTCCGTATTGGGGGGTCCATCTAA